A window of Firmicutes bacterium HGW-Firmicutes-1 contains these coding sequences:
- a CDS encoding V-type ATP synthase subunit D, which yields MENTLFPTKGNLIVAKNTLALSRQGYDLLDKKRTILVTEMMALIAKAEEIQAQIDTTFRQAYQALQQANIAIGINTVEQIGQSVEEEDRVEIKVRSIMGVEIPMLSMPKESLKPQYGFARTTISLDDAYHKFEKVKHLSIDLAEFENAIYRLAINIKRTQKRANALTNIMIPRYEKLTKDIQNALEEKEREEFTRLKIIKRHSS from the coding sequence TTGGAAAACACTTTATTTCCAACCAAGGGTAATTTAATAGTTGCAAAAAATACACTTGCCTTGTCGAGACAAGGCTATGACTTATTAGACAAAAAAAGAACCATTTTGGTTACTGAAATGATGGCATTGATAGCTAAGGCTGAAGAAATTCAAGCTCAAATTGATACCACTTTTAGACAGGCATATCAAGCCTTACAACAAGCAAATATTGCTATTGGTATTAATACTGTGGAACAAATTGGACAATCAGTTGAGGAAGAAGATCGAGTGGAAATAAAGGTTCGAAGTATAATGGGGGTAGAAATACCAATGTTGAGCATGCCCAAAGAGTCTTTAAAACCACAGTATGGATTTGCAAGAACCACCATTTCTTTGGACGATGCCTATCATAAGTTTGAAAAAGTGAAGCATTTATCAATAGATTTGGCTGAGTTTGAAAATGCTATTTATAGATTGGCAATCAATATTAAGAGAACTCAAAAAAGAGCCAATGCCTTAACAAATATTATGATTCCACGTTATGAGAAATTAACAAAAGATATACAAAATGCCTTAGAAGAAAAGGAACGAGAAGAATTTACAAGGCTTAAAATTATCAAAAGACACAGCAGTTAG
- the pyk gene encoding pyruvate kinase, whose amino-acid sequence MHKTKIICTIGPASDTPEIFRELVLNGLSIARINLSHGDQPYIQHRINVIKQVREELNIPVAILLDTRGPEIRTKSFVDGKATLVAGKEITLYNGDFDGTEESFCITYNKLYKDVSKGNIILLDDGLIELEVIDVKDKAIHCLIKNGGVLKNKKGINVPGVFINLPALTQDDIDDILFGVKLDVDFIAASFIRKASDVLEIKELLTKNGGEGIQIISKIESQEGVDNIDEIIAVSDAIMIARGDLGVEIPTELIPLTQKMIIEKCNITDVPVITATQMLDSMIVNPRPTRAEVSDVANAVLDGTDAIMLSGETAAGAYPIEAVKVMRKVAQASEDSLNYKQMLIRISKVQDNNIANAVSYSTCSTAMNLNAKAIICPTHSGKTVRLIAMFRPSVPIIALTTNERTQRQMQLSWGVIPILIAEETSSDVLFYKSIQKAKSMGLVAPKDLVIITAGIPLGVAGSTNLMKVQEVE is encoded by the coding sequence ATGCATAAAACCAAAATTATTTGTACTATAGGGCCAGCCAGTGATACACCGGAAATTTTCAGAGAACTCGTATTAAATGGTCTTAGCATTGCAAGAATTAACTTATCTCATGGAGATCAGCCTTATATTCAGCATAGAATTAATGTAATAAAACAAGTTAGAGAAGAACTTAATATTCCTGTAGCCATATTATTAGACACACGTGGCCCAGAAATCCGAACAAAAAGTTTTGTCGACGGTAAAGCTACGCTTGTAGCTGGCAAAGAAATCACCCTATATAATGGTGATTTTGATGGAACAGAAGAAAGCTTCTGCATTACCTATAACAAATTATATAAAGACGTTTCTAAAGGCAATATTATTTTATTAGACGATGGTTTAATTGAACTGGAAGTTATCGATGTGAAAGACAAGGCGATTCATTGTCTCATCAAAAATGGTGGCGTTTTAAAAAATAAAAAAGGCATTAATGTACCAGGTGTTTTCATTAATTTACCTGCATTAACCCAAGACGATATTGATGATATCCTTTTTGGAGTTAAGCTTGATGTGGACTTTATTGCTGCTTCTTTTATTCGAAAAGCAAGTGATGTTCTTGAAATCAAAGAGCTTTTAACAAAAAATGGTGGCGAAGGCATCCAAATTATCTCTAAAATCGAAAGTCAAGAAGGCGTAGATAATATTGATGAAATCATTGCTGTTTCAGATGCAATTATGATTGCTAGAGGTGATTTAGGAGTCGAAATACCAACCGAACTGATTCCTTTAACTCAGAAAATGATTATTGAAAAATGCAACATTACTGATGTACCTGTAATTACTGCAACTCAAATGCTTGATTCTATGATTGTAAATCCTAGACCAACAAGAGCAGAAGTATCTGACGTTGCCAATGCTGTACTTGACGGGACAGATGCCATCATGCTTTCTGGTGAAACAGCTGCTGGCGCTTATCCAATAGAAGCTGTAAAGGTTATGAGAAAAGTTGCTCAGGCTTCAGAAGATTCCCTAAACTATAAACAAATGCTAATAAGAATCTCTAAAGTTCAAGACAATAATATAGCAAATGCAGTAAGCTACTCTACTTGTAGTACAGCTATGAATTTAAATGCGAAAGCAATCATTTGTCCGACACATAGCGGAAAAACAGTTAGACTGATTGCGATGTTTAGGCCAAGTGTTCCTATCATAGCTTTAACAACAAACGAGAGAACACAAAGACAAATGCAGTTGAGTTGGGGCGTTATTCCTATTCTTATTGCAGAAGAAACTTCTTCTGATGTTTTGTTTTATAAATCTATTCAAAAGGCAAAATCTATGGGCCTAGTGGCTCCAAAGGATTTGGTTATTATAACTGCTGGTATTCCTCTTGGGGTAGCTGGTTCGACGAATCTTATGAAGGTTCAGGAAGTTGAGTAA
- a CDS encoding sodium:solute symporter, with protein sequence MIVMTLKIIFTILYLGITGFLGYLGFKHTKNSNDYLIGGREIHPMIMAISYGATFISTSAIIGFGGTSSVFGMSLLWLTLMNIVFGIIIAFIVFGKRTRKMGHNLDAHTFPEFIGRRFQSVFIQKFAGLVIFFLMPIYAAAVMIGASKFIEWSLGVNYNIALFFFAIIVGVYVFFGGLKGVMYSDAFQGGLMFVGMIILLVWVYQGLGGISQAHQKLTDLMSNPAVLEQLKVPPGFRGWTSMPSFLSTNWWIVVSSIILGVGIGALAQPQLVVRFMTVKSNREINRAVPAGGVFILIMTGVAYIVGSLSNVYFFEKYEQIAVVAAKGTDNVIPLFLQTFMPEWFMAVFFVVVVAAGMSTLSSQFHAIGTAVGRDLFPNKEEKEQKMMLVMRIGMLIAILMTVLLAFVLPSIWDGAIAISTGLFFGVCAAAFLPLYIGALYFKKLSKYAAIAGMSAGFTTSILWMMFIHTKESAVLKVCSFLTGKDTLTPVGSNLAVVDPIIISLTVSILVTIVVALITKSKFENKHIETCFNGIK encoded by the coding sequence ATTATTGTTATGACTTTAAAAATTATTTTCACAATATTGTATTTAGGAATTACAGGATTTCTTGGTTATTTAGGTTTTAAGCATACCAAAAATTCGAATGACTACCTCATTGGGGGTAGAGAAATCCATCCAATGATTATGGCTATATCCTATGGAGCAACCTTTATCAGTACTTCTGCAATCATCGGTTTTGGTGGGACATCATCTGTATTTGGGATGAGCTTGCTCTGGTTAACGCTAATGAATATCGTATTTGGAATTATCATTGCATTTATTGTTTTTGGAAAAAGGACTAGAAAAATGGGACACAATTTAGATGCGCATACTTTTCCAGAATTTATTGGAAGAAGATTTCAATCTGTTTTCATTCAAAAATTTGCTGGCTTAGTCATTTTTTTTCTAATGCCAATTTATGCAGCAGCAGTAATGATTGGTGCATCTAAGTTTATTGAATGGAGTTTAGGTGTCAACTATAATATAGCATTGTTTTTCTTTGCAATCATTGTAGGTGTATATGTTTTTTTTGGTGGACTAAAAGGGGTAATGTATTCAGATGCCTTTCAAGGTGGGCTTATGTTTGTTGGTATGATCATTTTACTTGTATGGGTTTATCAAGGATTGGGTGGAATATCGCAGGCACATCAAAAATTGACCGATTTAATGAGTAATCCTGCTGTCTTAGAACAACTAAAGGTACCACCAGGTTTTAGAGGTTGGACTTCAATGCCAAGCTTTCTTTCTACGAACTGGTGGATTGTAGTATCTTCTATTATTTTAGGGGTAGGTATAGGTGCATTGGCACAACCACAATTGGTTGTAAGATTTATGACAGTGAAAAGCAATCGTGAAATCAATAGAGCCGTTCCTGCAGGAGGAGTCTTTATTTTAATAATGACTGGAGTTGCATATATAGTAGGTTCCTTATCAAATGTCTATTTCTTTGAAAAATATGAACAAATAGCAGTAGTTGCTGCAAAAGGAACAGATAATGTTATACCATTATTTCTTCAAACGTTTATGCCAGAGTGGTTTATGGCAGTATTTTTTGTGGTAGTAGTAGCAGCTGGAATGTCAACCTTAAGTTCCCAGTTTCATGCGATAGGTACTGCAGTTGGCCGAGATTTATTTCCAAACAAAGAAGAAAAGGAGCAAAAAATGATGCTGGTTATGAGAATTGGTATGCTAATTGCCATATTGATGACGGTTCTCCTTGCCTTTGTTTTGCCTTCTATTTGGGATGGTGCTATAGCAATCAGTACAGGACTATTTTTTGGTGTATGTGCTGCAGCATTTTTACCTTTATATATAGGCGCTTTGTATTTTAAAAAACTTTCGAAATACGCTGCAATAGCAGGTATGAGTGCTGGGTTTACTACAAGTATACTTTGGATGATGTTTATACATACGAAGGAATCAGCAGTATTAAAGGTCTGTTCTTTTTTAACAGGCAAAGATACCTTAACTCCTGTAGGCAGCAATTTAGCAGTTGTAGATCCTATTATTATTTCTCTGACCGTTTCAATTTTAGTAACAATTGTGGTAGCTCTTATAACTAAGTCGAAATTTGAAAATAAACATATTGAGACTTGTTTTAATGGAATAAAATAA
- a CDS encoding YibE/F family protein — MVKRMNLKKEWMKYGIAILAVGILVWVLIQPTKGNHLNPEGELYSAKITEELGKTTKNNTGYETTSIKYVAIITDARYKDQKINIEDVFESSTPHIEAHVGDEVLLYLELDESKTIVSNAYIVSYKRDRFIIYLIAIFIILVVAIGRLKGLKALISLILTVVLVLKVFLPRILLGDDPIILSVLIATLISITTIMIISGFSKKTLTSILGTLAGVLVAGVLAYTFSNYAKLIGFTYEEVQQLTFIPQGTQFNFSGLLFASILLGALGAVMDVSMSISSSIVEVKAANPNMGIKQLFQSGMNIGRDIMGTMVNTLILAYTGSSLNILILILAYNKPLIETINYDMIVVEIVRALAGTIGLVITIPFTAIVAAYLNRAIKSKNAPNTIEEVKQ; from the coding sequence ATGGTGAAGAGAATGAATCTAAAAAAAGAATGGATGAAATATGGAATTGCTATCTTAGCTGTTGGTATTTTAGTGTGGGTTCTAATACAACCAACCAAAGGGAACCATTTGAACCCAGAGGGCGAACTGTATAGCGCGAAAATAACTGAAGAATTAGGTAAAACAACAAAGAACAATACGGGCTATGAAACCACAAGCATAAAATATGTTGCGATCATAACAGATGCACGTTATAAAGATCAAAAAATAAATATTGAGGATGTTTTTGAAAGTTCCACGCCTCATATTGAAGCCCATGTAGGTGATGAGGTTTTGCTATATCTTGAATTGGATGAAAGTAAAACCATCGTATCCAATGCCTACATAGTAAGCTATAAAAGAGACAGATTTATTATTTACTTAATTGCGATTTTTATAATATTGGTAGTAGCTATAGGAAGATTAAAAGGTTTAAAAGCATTGATTTCACTTATATTAACTGTAGTATTGGTACTAAAGGTTTTCTTGCCAAGAATATTATTGGGAGATGACCCAATTATATTGTCAGTTCTGATTGCTACGTTAATTTCAATTACGACTATCATGATTATAAGTGGTTTTAGCAAAAAAACTTTAACCTCCATCCTTGGTACTCTAGCAGGTGTGCTTGTAGCAGGTGTTTTAGCATATACCTTCAGCAATTATGCAAAGCTAATTGGTTTTACCTATGAAGAGGTTCAACAACTTACATTTATCCCCCAAGGTACGCAATTTAATTTTAGTGGCCTTCTTTTTGCATCAATCCTATTAGGTGCTTTAGGCGCAGTCATGGATGTTAGTATGTCCATATCTTCCTCAATTGTTGAAGTAAAAGCAGCAAATCCTAATATGGGAATCAAGCAACTATTTCAATCAGGTATGAATATAGGCAGAGACATCATGGGTACAATGGTAAACACCTTAATTCTAGCGTATACTGGCTCCTCCCTAAACATATTAATCTTAATACTTGCTTATAATAAGCCACTGATAGAAACTATAAATTACGACATGATCGTAGTAGAAATCGTAAGAGCCCTCGCAGGCACCATTGGTCTTGTTATCACAATACCTTTCACCGCCATCGTTGCCGCTTATCTTAACAGAGCAATCAAATCAAAAAACGCACCTAATACCATTGAAGAGGTAAAGCAATAG